The following proteins are co-located in the Dietzia timorensis genome:
- a CDS encoding Rrf2 family transcriptional regulator, which yields MQLTTTSLLALRALVLLARFRRSGQRATAASLAVELGTSSSQVAKVLSTFVDEGLIDAHRGRGGGLEISEAGLSTTADTVMTLAEGERPHEGQTGNPDALMIGRLPEALEAARKAYLDALSGYTLADLAATPPGDLGLRGVPTIGSQLR from the coding sequence GTGCAGCTAACGACCACCTCACTTCTCGCGCTTCGGGCGCTGGTTCTCCTGGCCCGATTCCGCAGGAGTGGGCAAAGGGCGACGGCGGCATCGCTCGCCGTCGAACTCGGCACCTCGTCGTCACAAGTGGCGAAGGTATTGTCGACGTTCGTCGACGAGGGGCTCATCGACGCCCACAGGGGCCGCGGGGGCGGTCTCGAGATTTCCGAGGCCGGACTTTCGACCACCGCGGACACCGTGATGACGCTCGCCGAGGGCGAGCGACCCCACGAGGGGCAAACCGGTAACCCGGACGCGCTGATGATCGGCCGTCTACCCGAGGCACTCGAGGCAGCCAGGAAGGCGTACCTCGACGCGTTGTCGGGGTACACGCTCGCCGACCTGGCGGCGACGCCTCCCGGCGACCTCGGGTTGCGCGGTGTCCCCACGATCGGTTCGCAGCTGCGCTGA
- a CDS encoding acyl-CoA synthetase: MTKPPTVPASAGVENPATGTHVTSAFAIAEADPDRPAIVDSRGRTSTYSNLVSAAHRFANGLQDLGVGRGDAIVILAPNCLEFVELYFAALEIGVYVAPANWHLTGPEVAYILDNSEAKAFFAAERFAGVADAARRESGIASERCFAIGDVAGFRPLGELSAGHNGDELPRERTLGGPMLYTSGTTGKPKGVRRPLTGASPDQVSVPNYFFFAGFGIAEPDNVHLCGSPMYHTAVLNFVVISLQLGQLVVLMDKWSAEEMLRLIDAHRVTHSHMVPTQFARLLELEESVRASYDVSSLRNVIHGAAPCPLHVKRAMLEWWGPVITEYYAGTEGGGCTITGAEWLRKPGSVGRPWSTTTLQILDDDGAPVPTGEIGNVYMQMHGSSFSYHKAPEKTAGSYVGSMFTMGDLGYVDSDGYLFLCDRKNDMIISGGVNIYPAEIESELTALPQVRDAAVFGIPHPDWGEEVKAVVEPANTLDASDPDAVAALEEAILGSLAARVAKFKLPRSIDFVDALPRQDNGKLVKRVLKDPYWS; encoded by the coding sequence ATGACCAAGCCACCAACGGTTCCCGCGAGCGCCGGAGTGGAGAACCCCGCGACGGGCACGCATGTTACCAGCGCTTTCGCGATCGCCGAGGCCGATCCGGACCGTCCGGCGATCGTCGATTCCCGCGGGCGGACCAGCACGTATTCGAACCTCGTCTCCGCCGCACACCGGTTCGCGAACGGGCTGCAGGATCTCGGCGTGGGCCGCGGCGACGCCATCGTGATCCTCGCGCCCAACTGCCTCGAATTCGTCGAGTTGTACTTCGCCGCGCTCGAGATCGGCGTCTACGTCGCGCCGGCCAACTGGCACCTCACCGGGCCCGAGGTCGCCTACATCCTCGACAATTCCGAGGCTAAGGCGTTCTTCGCAGCGGAACGGTTCGCGGGCGTCGCCGATGCCGCCCGGAGGGAGTCCGGGATCGCCTCCGAACGCTGCTTCGCTATCGGTGACGTCGCCGGTTTCCGTCCCCTCGGCGAGCTCTCCGCCGGCCACAACGGCGACGAGCTCCCACGCGAGCGCACCCTCGGCGGACCGATGCTCTACACCTCCGGCACGACAGGAAAGCCGAAAGGAGTGCGCCGCCCACTCACGGGTGCATCCCCGGATCAGGTCAGCGTTCCGAACTACTTCTTCTTCGCCGGCTTCGGCATCGCCGAGCCGGACAACGTCCATCTGTGCGGCTCGCCGATGTACCACACCGCGGTACTCAACTTCGTCGTCATCTCGCTGCAGCTCGGCCAGCTCGTCGTACTCATGGACAAGTGGTCCGCCGAGGAGATGCTGAGGCTCATCGACGCCCACCGCGTCACCCATTCGCACATGGTTCCCACCCAGTTCGCGCGGCTGCTCGAGCTCGAAGAATCGGTGCGCGCATCTTACGATGTTTCGTCGCTGCGCAACGTCATCCACGGCGCCGCACCATGCCCACTACATGTGAAGAGGGCGATGCTCGAATGGTGGGGCCCGGTGATCACCGAGTACTACGCCGGCACCGAGGGTGGCGGTTGCACGATCACCGGAGCCGAGTGGCTGCGCAAGCCGGGAAGCGTAGGCCGTCCCTGGTCCACCACCACATTGCAGATTCTGGATGACGACGGGGCCCCTGTGCCCACCGGCGAGATCGGCAATGTCTACATGCAGATGCACGGCTCGTCGTTCAGCTATCACAAGGCGCCGGAGAAAACCGCCGGTTCCTACGTGGGATCGATGTTCACGATGGGCGATCTTGGCTATGTCGATTCCGATGGCTACCTGTTCCTGTGCGACCGGAAGAACGACATGATCATCTCCGGCGGGGTCAACATCTATCCCGCCGAGATCGAGTCCGAGCTCACCGCGTTGCCGCAGGTTCGCGATGCTGCGGTGTTCGGTATCCCGCACCCGGACTGGGGAGAGGAGGTCAAGGCGGTCGTCGAACCGGCCAACACTCTCGACGCGAGCGACCCGGATGCCGTGGCCGCCCTCGAGGAAGCCATCCTCGGCAGCCTCGCGGCCAGGGTCGCGAAGTTCAAACTCCCACGGTCTATCGACTTCGTCGATGCTCTACCCCGGCAGGACAACGGGAAGCTCGTCAAGCGCGTGCTCAAGGATCCGTACTGGTCCTAG
- a CDS encoding NAD(P)H-dependent flavin oxidoreductase has protein sequence MRTPLTEKFGIDYPVFAFTPSKAVAAAVSRAGGLGVLGAVRYNDAGELDDALTFMDQNTDGKPYGVDVVMPNKVPTEGTPENLGELIPEAHRAFVSRVLDDLGVPPLGNDAAHDAGVLGWLHSVAQSHVDVALRHRPVLIANALGSPPPDVIAQAHDAGVKIAALAGAVRHAVSHVDAGVDVVIAQGGEAGGHTGEVATVVLVPEIVRALGGSVPVLAAGGIGDGTQLAAVIGMGAQGAWMGSRWLTATEYSDDGGSRAMQAALVEASSQDTVRTRIYSGKPARLLKSKWTDAWQADDAPSPLPMPLQNLLVSEAHQRIAAAQDPAVVAMPAGQIIGSLDGVVPVADTMAQIVREYREAVGRMRATLGD, from the coding sequence ATCCGCACGCCCCTCACCGAGAAATTCGGCATCGACTACCCGGTCTTCGCCTTCACCCCGTCGAAGGCGGTCGCCGCGGCGGTGAGCCGCGCGGGCGGGCTCGGAGTGCTCGGAGCCGTCCGCTACAACGATGCCGGCGAGCTCGACGACGCGCTCACCTTTATGGACCAGAACACCGACGGCAAGCCGTACGGGGTCGACGTGGTGATGCCGAACAAGGTGCCCACCGAAGGCACCCCGGAAAACCTCGGTGAGCTCATCCCCGAGGCGCACCGCGCGTTCGTGTCCCGTGTCCTCGACGATCTCGGCGTCCCGCCGCTCGGGAACGACGCGGCCCACGATGCCGGCGTGCTCGGCTGGCTCCACTCGGTCGCCCAGTCGCACGTCGACGTCGCGCTGCGGCACAGGCCCGTGCTCATCGCGAACGCCCTGGGCTCTCCGCCGCCCGACGTCATCGCGCAGGCCCATGATGCGGGCGTCAAGATCGCCGCCCTGGCAGGGGCGGTGCGGCACGCGGTCTCGCATGTCGATGCCGGGGTCGACGTCGTCATCGCGCAGGGCGGCGAGGCGGGCGGGCACACCGGGGAGGTCGCGACGGTGGTGCTCGTGCCGGAGATCGTGCGCGCGCTCGGCGGCTCGGTGCCCGTCCTCGCCGCGGGCGGGATCGGGGACGGCACGCAGCTCGCGGCCGTCATCGGCATGGGTGCGCAGGGGGCGTGGATGGGTTCGCGCTGGCTCACCGCAACCGAATATTCCGATGACGGCGGAAGCCGCGCGATGCAGGCGGCGCTGGTCGAGGCGAGCTCGCAGGACACGGTGCGCACGCGCATCTATTCCGGCAAGCCGGCGCGGCTCCTCAAGTCGAAGTGGACGGACGCCTGGCAGGCCGACGACGCCCCCTCGCCGCTGCCGATGCCGCTGCAGAACCTGCTCGTGTCGGAGGCGCACCAGCGGATCGCGGCCGCTCAGGACCCCGCGGTGGTCGCGATGCCTGCAGGGCAGATCATCGGTTCGCTGGACGGGGTCGTGCCCGTGGCCGACACGATGGCGCAGATCGTGCGCGAGTACCGCGAGGCCGTCGGGCGGATGCGGGCGACGCTGGGCGACTAG
- a CDS encoding lipid-transfer protein, whose protein sequence is MTTTTPARDVAIVAFAHAAHSEASPGTTNGVEMLAPVFAECYEQSGLDRREIDFWCSGSSDYLAGRAFSFISAIEAIGATPSIQESHVEGDAAWALFEAWLTILSGHADTALVYGFGKASASADLDATMAAQLDPYTQSPLGPGRHQLAALQARAGLDAGMWSTDDLARIAARTHGIELAEVAAARAEADPLTAFDCPPVTDGACAVILAAGDRAKEIRTTPAWIAGLGQAIDSAELGARDLTASPSVREAARQATGGAELGPIDLAELHTPYSHQEIIVRRELGLGDNVRITPSGGSLAADPMFSAGLERIGYAAKAIYDGGARRTLGHASAGPLLQHNLVALLEGRG, encoded by the coding sequence ATGACCACCACAACGCCGGCCCGCGACGTCGCGATCGTCGCCTTCGCCCACGCCGCCCACTCAGAGGCGAGCCCGGGAACGACGAATGGCGTGGAGATGCTCGCGCCCGTCTTCGCCGAGTGTTACGAGCAGTCCGGCTTGGACCGCAGGGAGATCGATTTCTGGTGTTCGGGGTCCTCGGATTACCTCGCGGGGCGTGCCTTTTCCTTCATCTCCGCGATCGAGGCGATCGGCGCGACGCCGTCGATCCAGGAATCCCATGTCGAGGGCGACGCCGCCTGGGCGCTGTTCGAGGCGTGGCTGACCATCCTGTCCGGCCATGCCGATACCGCCCTCGTTTATGGTTTCGGCAAGGCCTCGGCCTCCGCCGATCTCGATGCGACGATGGCCGCACAGCTCGATCCCTACACTCAGTCCCCGCTCGGGCCGGGGCGACACCAGCTTGCAGCGCTACAGGCGCGCGCGGGACTCGATGCGGGCATGTGGAGCACGGACGACCTCGCGCGAATCGCTGCACGCACCCACGGGATAGAACTCGCCGAGGTGGCAGCGGCACGGGCGGAGGCGGATCCGCTCACCGCATTCGACTGCCCGCCGGTGACCGACGGTGCGTGCGCCGTCATTCTCGCGGCAGGCGACCGCGCGAAGGAAATCCGCACGACACCCGCCTGGATAGCGGGGCTCGGGCAGGCGATCGACTCGGCGGAGCTCGGTGCCCGCGACCTCACCGCCAGCCCGAGCGTGCGAGAGGCGGCCCGCCAGGCCACCGGCGGCGCCGAGCTCGGCCCCATCGACCTCGCCGAGCTGCATACGCCGTACAGCCACCAGGAGATCATCGTGCGCCGCGAGCTCGGCCTCGGCGACAACGTCCGAATCACGCCATCCGGTGGCTCGCTCGCCGCGGACCCGATGTTCTCCGCCGGCTTGGAGCGCATCGGCTACGCCGCGAAAGCCATTTATGACGGCGGAGCCCGCCGTACTCTCGGCCACGCGAGCGCCGGCCCCCTCCTCCAACACAATCTCGTCGCACTTCTGGAAGGGCGTGGGTAG
- a CDS encoding thiolase domain-containing protein, translating to MNPANRPPVEAAVLGTGQTHHTSRRLDVSMAGLCREAIDAAMADARAGWDDIDAIIIGKAPDLFEGVMMPELMMADALGAAGKPLLRVHTAGSVGGSTAIAATAHVQSGRFRRVLAVSWEKQSESNAMWALSLPVPFAAPVGAGAGGHFAPHVRSYIETSGAPLDTGAKVVVKDRRAGARNPHAHLHQPDITVEQVMAGKMLWDPIRYDETCPSSDGASAIVIGDSVAAREAESAGRGVAWIHATSMRTEAGTYSGRNHRSPRAGRDAAAALWAEAGIDDPRAEIDVAEIYVPFSWFEPMWLENLGFCDAGDGWKLVAEGATAPDGDLPVNPSGGVLSSNPIGASGMLRFAEAARQVMGRADEHQIAGARRAFGHAYGGASQYFSMWVVGAEPNEAVASLRETQDQAL from the coding sequence ATGAACCCAGCGAACAGGCCGCCGGTGGAGGCCGCTGTCCTCGGGACCGGGCAGACCCACCACACCTCCCGTCGCCTCGACGTCTCGATGGCGGGGCTGTGCCGCGAGGCGATCGACGCGGCGATGGCCGACGCGCGCGCGGGGTGGGACGACATCGACGCGATCATCATCGGCAAGGCCCCCGACCTGTTCGAGGGCGTGATGATGCCGGAGCTCATGATGGCCGACGCCCTCGGCGCCGCCGGCAAGCCGCTGCTGCGCGTACACACCGCCGGTTCGGTCGGCGGGTCCACCGCGATCGCTGCGACGGCGCACGTGCAGTCCGGCCGCTTCCGGCGTGTGCTTGCGGTCTCGTGGGAGAAGCAGTCCGAGTCGAACGCTATGTGGGCGCTGAGCCTGCCCGTTCCCTTCGCCGCGCCGGTCGGCGCCGGCGCAGGCGGCCACTTCGCCCCGCACGTGCGCTCCTACATCGAGACCTCCGGTGCCCCGCTCGACACGGGAGCGAAGGTCGTGGTCAAGGATCGCAGGGCGGGCGCCCGCAACCCGCACGCGCACCTGCACCAGCCGGACATCACCGTCGAGCAGGTGATGGCGGGGAAAATGCTGTGGGACCCGATCCGCTACGACGAGACCTGCCCGTCCTCCGACGGGGCCTCGGCAATCGTCATCGGAGACTCCGTCGCCGCGCGCGAGGCCGAGAGCGCCGGCAGGGGCGTCGCCTGGATCCACGCGACCTCGATGCGCACCGAGGCGGGCACCTACTCCGGTCGCAACCACCGCAGCCCGCGCGCGGGGCGCGACGCGGCCGCCGCGCTGTGGGCAGAGGCGGGGATCGACGACCCGCGCGCGGAGATCGACGTCGCCGAAATCTACGTGCCGTTCTCGTGGTTCGAGCCGATGTGGCTCGAGAACCTCGGATTCTGCGACGCGGGCGATGGGTGGAAGCTCGTCGCCGAGGGGGCGACCGCGCCCGACGGCGATCTCCCCGTCAACCCCTCCGGGGGCGTGCTCAGCTCGAACCCCATCGGCGCCTCCGGGATGCTGCGCTTCGCCGAGGCGGCACGCCAGGTGATGGGACGCGCGGACGAGCACCAGATCGCCGGTGCCCGCCGCGCGTTCGGTCATGCCTACGGCGGGGCGAGCCAATACTTCTCGATGTGGGTGGTGGGAGCCGAGCCCAACGAGGCCGTAGCCTCTCTCCGGGAGACTCAGGACCAGGCGCTATGA
- a CDS encoding Zn-ribbon domain-containing OB-fold protein, whose product MATDSIAVQIEAPEGEALSAPLHPSFDYTRSTGPILGAFFAGLRERTLRGIRDNSGRVHVPPVEFDPTTHEALSASDIVDVAEEGEVVSWTWVSEPGASAALASPHALALIRPRGADTAMLHVIAAESAADISTGMRVEARWIPEPRGSIRDLYFVPAGSQMSPGLADYRGGLDDSDRLVTPVELDVTHTAGFAERTFLRGLAAGKIIGRRRSNGPEVYVPPRDWCPSDGVPMGEFVEVADTGVVTTFGIVNAAFAGQKITPPYVTAYILLDGSDLPIQHLVLGIPANEVRMGMRVRAHWVPESERVHSMASISHFEPTGEPDAPRGSFEKHL is encoded by the coding sequence ATGGCTACCGACAGCATTGCGGTCCAGATCGAGGCGCCCGAAGGCGAGGCGCTGAGCGCGCCCCTGCACCCGTCATTCGACTACACCCGTTCCACCGGCCCGATCCTCGGGGCGTTCTTCGCCGGGTTGCGCGAGCGCACCCTCCGCGGAATCCGCGACAACTCCGGCCGGGTCCACGTCCCGCCGGTCGAGTTCGATCCCACCACCCATGAGGCGCTGTCCGCGAGCGACATCGTCGACGTCGCCGAGGAGGGCGAGGTGGTCTCGTGGACGTGGGTTTCCGAGCCGGGTGCGTCGGCGGCGCTAGCCAGCCCGCACGCGCTGGCACTGATCCGTCCGCGAGGTGCGGACACCGCGATGCTCCACGTCATCGCCGCCGAGTCCGCCGCGGACATCTCGACCGGGATGCGGGTCGAAGCGCGCTGGATACCCGAGCCCCGCGGCTCGATCCGCGACCTCTACTTCGTGCCTGCCGGTAGCCAAATGTCGCCCGGACTCGCCGACTACCGTGGCGGCCTCGACGATTCCGACCGCCTGGTCACCCCGGTCGAACTGGACGTCACCCACACCGCCGGGTTCGCCGAGCGCACATTCCTACGCGGATTGGCGGCGGGGAAGATCATCGGCCGCCGCAGGTCCAACGGGCCGGAGGTGTACGTACCGCCGCGCGACTGGTGCCCGTCCGACGGCGTGCCGATGGGCGAGTTCGTCGAGGTCGCCGACACCGGGGTGGTCACGACCTTCGGCATCGTCAACGCCGCGTTCGCCGGGCAGAAGATCACGCCTCCCTATGTGACGGCGTACATCCTCCTCGACGGATCGGACCTACCCATCCAGCACCTTGTCCTCGGCATACCGGCGAACGAAGTCCGCATGGGGATGCGCGTACGCGCGCACTGGGTCCCCGAATCCGAGCGCGTCCACTCGATGGCGTCGATCTCCCATTTCGAACCGACCGGCGAGCCCGACGCACCGCGCGGCTCGTTCGAGAAGCACTTGTAA
- a CDS encoding acyl-CoA dehydrogenase, whose amino-acid sequence MDAPILSQADIDFLLHDWLKVEELTKREKFADHSRETFDAMLEVSRSIAETHFRPHYRKSDTHEPTFDGHTVSIIDEVAPALESFADTGLLAAAFGEEHGGINLPFVVHRACFAWLQAANISTAAYPMLTMGNANLILAHGTPEQIATYVEPELEGRFFGTMCLSEPHAGSSLADVKTRAVPDSAGAYRLSGQKMWISGGEHELSENIVHLVLARAEGSPAGVKGLSLFIVPKYLVGADGSLGEHNDVTLSGLNHKMGYRGTTNTLLNFGEGTHTPGGKAGAVGYLVGEVNRGLQYMFHMMNEARVGVGAGAAALGMTGYLQSLDYARVRPQGRPVGAKDPEAPQVMLTEHADVRRMLLAQKAYAEGAMALCLYAAKLVDEADTAGGADAANAALLLDVLTPIVKSWPSQYGPIANDLAIQVLGGSGYTRDYDVEQFYRDNRLNPIHEGTHGIQAQDLIGRKVIMSGGSGLALLADTIGDAIAAAGEEFADFAASLQARLDRLVEVTANVWSTADPETALANATPYLEAAGHIVVAWIWLDTARAAAESGSSLAPGKKAAAEYFFTYELPRVDAMLDLVDGRSKFLVDLDPAVL is encoded by the coding sequence ATGGACGCACCGATTCTTTCCCAGGCCGATATCGACTTCCTCCTCCACGACTGGTTGAAGGTCGAGGAACTGACGAAGCGGGAGAAATTCGCCGACCATTCACGGGAGACGTTCGACGCGATGTTGGAGGTGTCGCGTTCCATCGCCGAGACCCATTTCCGACCGCACTATCGCAAGAGCGATACCCACGAACCGACGTTCGACGGGCACACGGTGTCGATCATCGACGAGGTCGCACCGGCGCTCGAGTCGTTCGCCGACACCGGCCTGCTCGCCGCGGCTTTCGGCGAGGAGCACGGCGGCATCAATCTGCCGTTCGTCGTGCACCGCGCCTGCTTCGCGTGGCTGCAGGCGGCGAACATCTCCACCGCCGCGTATCCGATGCTCACCATGGGCAATGCGAACCTGATCCTCGCCCATGGCACACCGGAGCAGATCGCGACATATGTAGAGCCCGAGCTCGAAGGTCGCTTCTTCGGCACGATGTGCCTGTCCGAACCGCACGCGGGCTCGTCCCTCGCGGACGTGAAGACCAGGGCGGTCCCCGATTCCGCCGGCGCCTATCGCCTCTCGGGGCAGAAGATGTGGATCTCCGGGGGCGAACACGAGCTGTCGGAGAACATCGTCCACCTCGTCCTCGCTCGCGCCGAGGGATCGCCGGCGGGAGTCAAGGGGCTCTCGCTGTTCATCGTTCCCAAGTACCTGGTTGGCGCGGACGGCTCGCTGGGCGAGCACAACGACGTCACCCTTTCCGGTCTGAACCACAAGATGGGTTACCGCGGCACGACGAACACGCTGCTCAACTTCGGCGAGGGCACGCATACCCCGGGCGGCAAGGCCGGCGCCGTCGGGTATCTCGTCGGCGAGGTCAACCGCGGCCTGCAGTACATGTTCCACATGATGAACGAGGCGCGCGTAGGTGTCGGCGCGGGTGCGGCGGCGCTGGGAATGACGGGCTACCTGCAGTCGCTCGACTACGCGCGGGTCCGCCCCCAGGGACGCCCGGTCGGGGCGAAGGATCCGGAAGCGCCACAGGTGATGCTCACCGAGCACGCGGACGTGCGGCGGATGCTGCTCGCACAGAAGGCCTATGCCGAGGGGGCGATGGCGCTGTGCCTGTACGCGGCGAAGCTCGTCGACGAAGCCGACACCGCCGGTGGCGCTGATGCCGCGAACGCCGCGCTCCTCCTCGACGTGCTCACCCCGATCGTCAAGAGCTGGCCGTCGCAATACGGCCCGATCGCCAACGATCTTGCGATCCAGGTGCTCGGCGGGTCCGGCTACACCCGCGACTATGACGTCGAGCAGTTCTATCGCGATAACCGTCTCAATCCGATCCACGAAGGAACCCACGGCATCCAGGCCCAGGACCTGATCGGCCGGAAGGTGATCATGTCCGGCGGGTCCGGTCTGGCGCTGCTTGCCGACACGATCGGGGACGCGATCGCCGCGGCCGGCGAGGAGTTCGCCGACTTCGCCGCTTCCCTGCAAGCGCGGCTCGACCGGCTCGTCGAGGTGACGGCGAACGTGTGGTCCACCGCCGACCCCGAGACAGCGCTCGCCAATGCAACCCCGTACCTCGAGGCAGCCGGGCACATCGTCGTCGCCTGGATCTGGCTCGACACCGCCCGAGCAGCCGCAGAGTCCGGTTCTTCCCTTGCTCCCGGAAAGAAGGCAGCTGCCGAGTACTTCTTCACCTACGAACTCCCCCGCGTCGACGCGATGCTCGACCTCGTCGACGGGCGCTCGAAGTTTCTGGTGGACCTCGACCCGGCGGTGCTCTAG
- a CDS encoding acyl-CoA dehydrogenase family protein encodes MDFRPTGDVRELTDLVRDLCAARGGEDTLAELDARFGPGAESAGAQRANSRLNEQLWSGLVDAGVPLALGPEAAGGDGLGVTAAAYVFFELGRALAPVPLDSAVAAAHALAAAGNPALARSVATGELIAAVPDILTGVEVEHGEGESGSDVILHSVSWAPAADLLCDSVPGGLRVYRLPAGGVQVERLVPVDFSCAGRVTISAEAAAAAERLDVSGEAAELESLRRRVHLAAYQWGVLDAALERTARYASERNQFGRPIGTFQGVSGRLADGLIDVDAVRLSTLRAADELDKCGGVPGPAARAAVAAAHFWASEAAHRVAHSAVHVHGGTGLDRSEPLHRYFLAAKAGEFRLGGATAQLADLGRTLALHGDPWA; translated from the coding sequence ATGGACTTTCGACCGACAGGCGATGTGCGCGAACTGACGGACCTCGTGCGCGACCTCTGTGCCGCGCGCGGCGGGGAGGACACTCTCGCCGAGCTCGACGCGAGGTTCGGCCCCGGGGCCGAATCCGCGGGCGCGCAGCGCGCGAACTCGCGGCTGAACGAGCAATTGTGGTCCGGGCTTGTTGACGCCGGGGTGCCGCTCGCGCTGGGGCCCGAGGCGGCCGGCGGCGACGGGCTCGGCGTGACTGCCGCCGCGTACGTATTTTTTGAGCTCGGGCGGGCGCTCGCCCCGGTTCCGTTGGACTCGGCCGTCGCCGCCGCGCACGCGCTGGCCGCGGCGGGAAACCCCGCACTCGCCCGGTCCGTTGCAACGGGGGAGCTCATCGCCGCCGTGCCGGACATTCTAACGGGCGTCGAGGTCGAGCACGGCGAGGGGGAGTCGGGCTCCGACGTCATACTCCATTCGGTGTCGTGGGCGCCGGCGGCGGACCTCCTGTGCGATTCGGTACCAGGTGGCCTGCGCGTGTATCGCCTTCCCGCCGGCGGGGTGCAGGTTGAGCGGCTCGTGCCAGTTGATTTCTCGTGCGCCGGGCGCGTGACAATCTCGGCGGAGGCGGCAGCAGCTGCGGAGAGGCTGGACGTGTCCGGGGAGGCGGCGGAACTCGAGTCGCTACGGCGGCGCGTGCACCTGGCCGCGTACCAATGGGGAGTGCTCGATGCGGCACTGGAGCGGACCGCGCGATATGCCTCCGAGCGGAACCAGTTCGGGCGGCCGATCGGCACGTTCCAGGGAGTGTCCGGGCGGCTCGCGGACGGACTCATCGACGTCGACGCAGTGCGTCTTTCGACCCTGCGCGCGGCGGACGAACTCGACAAATGTGGAGGCGTTCCGGGGCCGGCTGCGCGAGCCGCGGTGGCGGCGGCTCACTTCTGGGCGAGCGAAGCTGCCCACCGCGTCGCGCACAGCGCGGTACACGTCCACGGCGGGACTGGGCTCGACCGGTCCGAGCCGCTGCACCGCTACTTCCTAGCGGCGAAGGCCGGGGAATTCCGGCTTGGCGGCGCGACCGCGCAGCTCGCCGACCTCGGTCGGACGCTCGCCCTGCACGGCGATCCGTGGGCGTGA
- a CDS encoding acyl-CoA dehydrogenase family protein, with the protein MTGEFSTTAPEFRRELREFFAELMTPERREAFAATTGEYGHGSAYRDVVAELGRAGLLALGWPEKFGGQDRPLADQLIFADEAAIAGVPVPFLTVNSVAPTIMAFGTDAQKDYFLPRIARGELHFAIGYSEPGAGTDLAALRTRAVKTTNDVGEAVYRISGQKMWTSLIAYADWVWLAVRTDPDAPRHKGISLIAVPTNAPGFSWTPVRTMAGPDTSATFYDDVEVPASNLIGEENGGWALITNQLNHERVSLTTAGALQASLRQVLDWATSTTCAEVGIGGSGTVAEQPWVQTHLARVHAMAEYLALRNLEIVFADDDSGVGRVTASATKVFGTEAACEAYRLLMEVLGPAGYQRAGSPAAVLGGRIERLHRSALILTFGGGTNEVQRDIIAMAGLGLPPAPRVAPARQK; encoded by the coding sequence ATGACCGGCGAATTCTCCACCACGGCACCCGAGTTCAGGCGCGAGCTGCGCGAATTCTTCGCCGAACTCATGACACCGGAGCGCCGCGAGGCTTTCGCCGCCACCACCGGCGAGTACGGCCACGGCAGCGCCTACCGCGACGTCGTCGCCGAGCTCGGCCGCGCCGGGCTCCTCGCGCTCGGTTGGCCGGAGAAGTTCGGCGGGCAGGACCGACCGCTGGCCGACCAGCTCATCTTCGCCGACGAGGCCGCCATCGCCGGCGTGCCCGTCCCGTTCCTCACCGTCAACTCGGTCGCCCCGACGATCATGGCCTTCGGCACGGACGCGCAAAAGGACTACTTCCTCCCGCGCATCGCCCGCGGCGAACTCCACTTCGCCATCGGCTACTCCGAACCCGGCGCCGGCACGGACCTCGCGGCACTACGAACGCGTGCGGTAAAAACCACGAATGACGTCGGAGAAGCCGTATATCGCATCTCGGGTCAGAAAATGTGGACCTCCTTGATCGCGTATGCGGACTGGGTGTGGCTCGCCGTGCGGACCGATCCCGACGCGCCTCGGCACAAGGGGATCTCGCTCATCGCCGTACCGACGAACGCTCCCGGATTCTCGTGGACCCCGGTGCGCACGATGGCCGGCCCCGACACCTCGGCCACGTTCTACGACGATGTCGAGGTCCCCGCGTCGAACCTCATCGGCGAGGAGAACGGCGGCTGGGCGCTCATCACGAACCAGCTCAACCACGAGCGCGTCTCGCTCACCACCGCCGGCGCGTTGCAGGCCTCCCTGCGCCAGGTGCTCGACTGGGCGACCTCGACGACGTGCGCCGAGGTCGGCATCGGCGGCAGTGGAACGGTCGCCGAGCAGCCGTGGGTGCAGACCCATCTCGCCCGCGTGCACGCGATGGCCGAGTATCTCGCGCTGCGGAACCTCGAGATCGTCTTCGCCGACGATGACTCGGGCGTGGGCCGCGTCACGGCGTCGGCGACCAAGGTGTTCGGCACCGAGGCGGCGTGCGAGGCCTACCGGTTGCTCATGGAGGTACTCGGTCCGGCCGGATATCAGCGTGCGGGATCGCCGGCCGCCGTTCTCGGCGGGCGCATCGAACGGCTGCACCGCTCCGCCCTGATCCTCACCTTCGGCGGCGGCACCAACGAGGTGCAGCGCGACATCATCGCAATGGCCGGGCTCGGCCTGCCACCCGCGCCCCGCGTGGCACCGGCGCGACAGAAGTAG